GGAACTCGGCAACACCGACGTCATCGACACCACCGCCCTCTCCGTCTGGGACAACTGGGGCGTCTCCGCAAACGTACTCGCCCCCACTGACAACACCCTGCGCTTCTACGAGGGCGTCTTCGAGGAAATCCTCGACCTGTTCCCCTCGGAGTTCATCCATGTCGGCGGCGACGAATGCCTCAAGGACCAGTGGAGGCAGTCGCCCACCGCGCAGGCCCGCATCGAGGAACTCGGGCTCACGGGCGAGGACGGGCTGCAGGCCTGGTTCATCCGGCACTTCGACGACTGGCTCACCGCGCGCGGACGCCGGCTCATCGGCTGGGACGAGATCCTGGAGGGCGGCCTGGCGCCGGGCGCGGCCGTCTCCTCGTGGCGCGGCTACCAGGGCGGCATCACGGCGGCGCAGGCCGGCCACGACGTCGTCATGTGCCCTGAGCAACAGGTCTACCTGGACCACCGTCAGGACGGCGGCGAGGACGAACCGGTGCCCATCGGCTATGTGCGCACCCTGGAGGACGTCTACCGCTTCGAGCCCGTTCCGCCGCAGCTCACGGAGGATCAGAAGCGCCATGTGCTGGGCACTCAGGCCAACCTGTGGACCGAGGTGATGGAGGACCACGCGCGTGTGGACTACCAGGCGTTCCCGCGGCTCGCGGCCTTCGCCGAGGTCGCCTGGAGCGCGCTGCCCGCCCCGCGGGAGAGGGACTTCGCCGACTTCGAGCGGCGGATGACCGCCCACTACGGGCGACTTGACGCCCTGGGTGTCGCCTACCGCCCGCCCGCCGGACCCCTGCCCTGGCAGCGCCGGCCCGGCGTGCTCGGACGGCCGCTCGAGGGGGAGCCCCCGAACGTGTGAGGCGATCGTGGAGAGACGTTCCCCGGGCCGCCCACCCCGGGAGCGTGACTCCACAGGGCCCCCACAGGCTCTCCAGGGCCCCACGGGGACGCACGGGGAACAAGGCGCCCAGGAGTCACCGAAGAGTGCCAATTCCGGCTGACCGGTGATGCCGTACGAAAACGGACCATCTCCCTGGTGACAGGGGCGAATGCCTCCTAGCGGACCCCCGCGTCGAGGGCCGGGGAAGATGTGCCAGAGTTGCCACGTCCGCCCTGTCAGCACGTACCGTACGCGCAACACAGGCGGGACCAGGTGGGGCAGCGGGAAGGGGCAGCCGGTTTGACCACGCACGCACCGCAGGCGGCGCAGGCCGTGACGCTGCCCGGTTCTCTGGACGAGGCGGTCGCGGCCCTGGCCGCCATGCCCGCCGCCGTTCCCGTCGCGGGCGGGACCGACCTCATGGCCGCGGTCAACGCGGGTCAACTCCGGCCCGCGGCCCTCGTCGGCCTCGGCCGGATCAGCGAGATCCGCGGCTGGCAGTACCAGGACGGACACGCGCTGCTCGGCGCGGGTCTCACCCACGCGCGCATGGGCCGTCCCGATTTCGCGGCCCTCATCCCGGCGCTCGCCGCCGCCGCGCGCGCCGCGGGTCCGCCGCAGATCCGCAACGCGGGCAC
Above is a genomic segment from Streptomyces sp. R21 containing:
- a CDS encoding beta-N-acetylhexosaminidase → MTSGTELIPAPRTLLGGEPGCRSLDKETRLDAGPGTEGVARWLRATIGAATGLPLADGRNTGNGIVLAVDPDLPPEGYRLVIDGSAVRIRGGSAAGVFWGAQTFRQLLGPDAFRRAALRPGRGWDLPQITVEDSPRFPWRGLMLDVSRHFMPKDGVLRYLDLMAAHKLNVFHFHLTDDQGWRVEIERYPKLTEAGSWRARSKFGHRASPLWEEKPHGGFYTQDDIREIVAYAAERHIAVVPEIDIPGHSQAAIAAYPELGNTDVIDTTALSVWDNWGVSANVLAPTDNTLRFYEGVFEEILDLFPSEFIHVGGDECLKDQWRQSPTAQARIEELGLTGEDGLQAWFIRHFDDWLTARGRRLIGWDEILEGGLAPGAAVSSWRGYQGGITAAQAGHDVVMCPEQQVYLDHRQDGGEDEPVPIGYVRTLEDVYRFEPVPPQLTEDQKRHVLGTQANLWTEVMEDHARVDYQAFPRLAAFAEVAWSALPAPRERDFADFERRMTAHYGRLDALGVAYRPPAGPLPWQRRPGVLGRPLEGEPPNV